One genomic window of Elaeis guineensis isolate ETL-2024a chromosome 2, EG11, whole genome shotgun sequence includes the following:
- the LOC105033161 gene encoding putative disease resistance protein RGA3, whose protein sequence is MVMILSAFASRFGELLFDLAKEEVEMLWGVHGEIKKLQNKLRMISEVLVDAERRRINDRAIDYWLKQLEDIMYDADDILDRCRIEADKRSEGSSSTSSVRFSFPFLSSIRKLPVDHEIGTKIRELNQKLEEIWKWRSEFNLELTSPDMQQVTSPICRKTSPVVEIDIVGSRIEEDTQSLVDLLIKDDSRKNILVFAIVGAGGIGKTTLAQRIYNDQRIQEKFSVKKWVCVSREFDEIKLLKDILDGDENDRARDQSRSSLDPRVQSNLRGKKLFLVLDDVWTANVWCDLLRNTLYGCAAGSRVLVTTRNERIAMQMMAVNTHHVDKLSLGDGWSLLCKKVVLTGEEGEIQHLKDIGMEIVKKCDGLPLAIKVVAGVLCAKEKTRRAWNRVLESTAWSTSGLPEEVMGALYLSYEDLPSYLKQCFVYCSLFPEDHQIEMDYITKLWIAEGFVKAEGSSTMEETAKEYYRELTMRNLLQANFRVHDLLHCLARHMARDESLVLTNMHKVGGSDELMKLRRAFVPRYKITDNEITEIYDVLIKHDSLRTLLWHASLMSETRMDVVFDKLSRLRVLDLSFTEIERLPDSLGNLIYLRYLNISCSKISVIPESIGNLRNLRFLEMRECQHISRLPNGIVNLHNLRSLTVNSMKGVGMPAGLGRLQNLHTLREFNPPSNRAEGWCTIEELRSLSCLTDLSIGKLERISSSSEARAAELRNKPKLGSLRLSCSYDLRPSEEEMKRIEVVFEALHPPPCLEELEISDYFGHEFPKWMAETSPSASILFPNLRHLSLLHCGYHERLPPCGLLPNLEHLAIWGAASVIDVGPEFLVGTNSSTSSADSRMGVDTSKYAFPRLETLVFRCLPNWQDWHWDKGTKAMPCLNYLWLDDCPKLMSLPEGLLLHATSLTKLDISFATSLTTIENLLSLKELIITVAPKLEKLSDLPALTILQVAYCPELRVVENLQSLKRMKLINYDMKSLPSYLLKGVQTGIKKRKRVEIAHLEKLEIMCSSELARNICHRASSEWPKIQDIQQVHVSSEDGPVLVYNKSPFSFTTEFEDTSSSSSSGMPSSSSGINP, encoded by the coding sequence ATGGTGATGATATTGAGCGCCTTCGCCTCCAGATTTGGCGAACTCCTCTTTGATTTGGCGAAGGAAGAGGTTGAAATGCTCTGGGGTGTGCATGGCGAGATCAAAAAGCTCCAGAACAAGCTCCGTATGATCAGCGAAGTCCTTGTCGATGCCGAGAGGAGGAGGATCAATGACAGGGCGATTGATTACTGGCTCAAGCAGCTTGAGGATATTATGTACGATGCCGATGACATCCTCGACCGTTGTCGCATCGAGGCCGACAAGCGTAGCGAAGGATCTTCCTCCACTTCTTCGGTACGCTTCTCCTTTCCCTTTCTCTCTAGCATCCGAAAGCTTCCAGTTGATCATGAGATTGGCACGAAAATTAGAGAACTCAATCAGAAGCTTGAAGAGATTTGGAAGTGGAGGTCCGAATTCAATCTCGAACTCACTTCCCCTGACATGCAGCAAGTGACATCTCCAATTTGTCGCAAGACATCTCCGGTAGTTGAGATTGACATTGTAGGATCTAGAATCGAAGAGGACACTCAGAGCTTGGTTGATTTGCTAATTAAGGATGACAGCCGGAAAAACATTCTTGTTTTTGCCATTGTTGGTGCAGGGGGGATTGGCAAGACTACACTTGCTCAAAGGATATATAATGATCAGAGGATTCAGGAGAAGTTCTCAGTGAAGAAGTGGGTGTGCGTATCGCGAGAGTTTGATGAGATAAAGTTGCTGAAAGATATCTTGGATGGTGACGAGAATGATCGTGCCCGGGATCAGAGTAGGTCCTCGCTTGATCCCAGAGTCCAGAGCAATCTTCGGGGTAAGAAGTTGTTTCTTGTTCTTGACGATGTTTGGACGGCAAACGTTTGGTGCGACTTGTTACGTAACACATTATATGGTTGTGCTGCTGGCAGTAGGGTCCTTGTCACTACAAGAAATGAACGGATCGCGATGCAGATGATGGCAGTGAACACCCATCACGTGGACAAGCTATCTTTAGGAGATGGTTGGTCATTGCTTTGCAAGAAGGTGGTCTTGACAGGTGAGGAGGGAGAGATCCAGCATCTAAAAGACATAGGGATGGAGATTGTTAAGAAATGTGATGGCCTTCCTCTAGCCATTAAAGTGGTTGCAGGGGTGCTATGCGCCAAGGAGAAGACCAGGCGAGCTTGGAATAGAGTTCTTGAAAGCACCGCATGGTCCACATCTGGGCTTCCTGAGGAGGTTATGGGAGCATTGTATTTGAGTTACGAAGACCTACCAAGCTATTTGAAACAATGTTTTGTATACTGCTCATTATTTCCCGAAGACCATCAAATTGAAATGGATTATATTACTAAACTTTGGATTGCTGAGGGATTTGTGAAAGCTGAGGGGAGTTCGACAATGGAAGAGACAGCAAAAGAGTACTACAGAGAGTTGACTATGCGAAATCTTCTGCAGGCAAATTTCCGGGTGCATGACCTCTTGCACTGTCTGGCTCGGCATATGGCACGAGATGAGAGCTTAGTTCTCACGAACATGCACAAAGTAGGCGGCAGTGATGAGCTGATGAAGCTGCGCCGGGCATTTGTGCCACGCTATAAAATTACAGACAATGAAATAACAGAAATCTATGACGTCCTTATAAAACATGACTCGCTGAGGACTCTATTGTGGCATGCGAGCTTGATGTCTGAGACTCGGATGGATGTTGTTTTTGATAAACTTTCTCGTTTAAGAGTGCTGGATTTGTCATTCACGGAAATTGAAAGATTGCCAGACTCTTTGGGAAACCTTATATATCTGAGGTACCTAAATATCTCATGTTCTAAGATCAGCGTGATACCAGAAAGCATAGGGAATCTCAGAAATCTACGGTTCTTGGAAATGCGGGAATGTCAGCACATTTCTCGCCTTCCCAACGGTATCGTGAATTTGCACAACCTAAGGAGTCTTACAGTTAATTCTATGAAGGGGGTTGGGATGCCGGCAGGGCTGGGAAGGCTTCAAAATCTTCATACTCTGAGGGAATTTAATCCGCCGAGCAACCGTGCAGAGGGATGGTGCACGATTGAAGAATTGAGATCCCTCTCGTGTCTCACGGATCTCTCAATCGGTAAGCTGGAGCGTATATCCAGCAGCTCCGAGGCAAGAGCAGCCGAACTTAGAAACAAGCCCAAGCTTGGGTCGCTCCGATTAAGTTGCAGCTACGACCTTCGGCCCAGcgaggaggagatgaagagaaTCGAGGTGGTGTTTGAAGCGCTCCACCCTCCACCTTGTCTAGAAGAACTAGAGATCAGTGATTACTTCGGCCATGAGTTCCCAAAGTGGATGGCAGAGACATCTCCATCAGCATCAATTCTTTTTCCAAATTTGAGGCATCTATCTCTACTCCATTGCGGGTACCATGAGCGGCTTCCACCTTGCGGGCTGCTCCCTAATCTAGAACATCTTGCCATCTGGGGTGCTGCGTCAGTCATAGACGTTGGACCTGAATTTTTGGTTGGTACTAATAGCAGTACTAGTAGTGCCGACAGCAGAATGGGAGTAGATACCTCCAAGTATGCATTCCCCAGGCTGGAGACACTGGTGTTTCgttgtttgcctaattggcagGACTGGCATTGGGATAAAGGAACAAAAGCAATGCCATGTCTGAACTACCTGTGGCTTGATGACTGCCCCAAGTTGATGTCTCTTCCCGAGGGTCTCCTGCTCCATGCAACCTCCCTGACAAAATTGGACATCAGCTTTGCCACCAGCCTAACAACAATTGAGAACCTCCTTTCActcaaagaattgattataacCGTTGCTCCCAAGCTGGAGAAACTTTCAGACCTCCCTGCGCTCACAATCCTCCAGGTTGCATACTGCCCAGAATTGCGAGTGGTGGAGAATCTTCAATCTTTAAAAAGAATGAAACTGATCAATTACGACATGAAATCACTCCCATCATACTTGCTGAAAGGAGTGCAAACAGGtataaagaaaaggaaaagagtaGAGATAGCACATCTGGAGAAGCTGGAGATCATGTGCAGCTCAGAACTGGCAAGAAATATTTGCCACAGGGCCAGCTCAGAGTGGCCAAAAATCCAAGACATCCAGCAGGTGCATGTATCCTCTGAGGATGGACCTGTGCTTGTCTACAACAAGTCCCCCTTCAGCTTCACAACAGAGTTCGAGGACACCAGCAGCAGTAGCAGTTCCGGGATGCCCTCAAGTAGCAGTGGCATTAATCCCTGA